The sequence GTCCCCGGCTTAAAATCTTTTTTGGCCGGGGACAAACGAGGATTCGCGGGGACAATACAAGGTCGTAATTCGGTTTTTATCCTCGGCTACCCATGCGACTCGGCGAGGAACCTTTTTTGTGGGGAATCAGTTCGCCTTCAAGAAGACCTTGGTTCCTTTTCTCAAGGCGCTGGTGCAACATCGTGTTGATGCTTTGACCGAGGTGCCATGACCGATGGGGGACCGACACCGATCTACGCCGCGCCGCCTCGCGCCACCTTCTGGCAGATGCTCGGACCGGGGGGGCTCGTGTCCTTCGGGTTGGCACTACTCGGCGGCGGCCTGCTGCTGGGCGTGCCGGTGTTCTGGCGGCTCCGCCAGGTGCTCAAGGCCGCGAATGGGGCTGCTTTCGAGCCGTCGGATGTGATACTGGTGCTCGGCAGGCGCTTGCAGAACGACCGTCCCACACCGGTCTTCGAGGCCCGGCTGGATCACGCGGCGGGGCTCCTGCGCGAGGGCCTGGCGCCGCGGATCGTGATCGCGGGAGGGCTCACCGGAAAGGCGAGCCTCAGCGAAGCGGAGGTTGGCCGGGAGCGCTTGGTCGGTCAGGGCATCGCGCCCGAAAAAATCCTGGTGGAGGACTGCAGCCAGCACACCCTGGAGAATCTTTTCAATCTGCGCGAAACGCTGCGGGGCGAGAATTGGAAGTCCTTGATCCTGGTGTCCGATCCTCTGCACCTGGCCCGTGCCGGTGCCCTGGCGCGCGGCCTGGGCCTGGAGTTCCGATGCTCGCCCGCCACCGCCTGCCCGCCGCTCCGTGGAAGCTCGGGGTGGTGGGCCCGCGCCTGCTACGAAGCCTTTCTGCTGCACTGGTACCACACCGGCGTCGCCTATAGCCGGGTCATCAAGTCCGAAAGGCAGCTCTCCCGGCTGACCTGAGCCGCTGCTTCGGCGCCGAACTGCCAGAATGGTTCCATGCCCGGCCACCTCATCCTCGTCCCCACGCCCTTGGGCAATCTCGGCGATCTCACGCATCGGGCGGTGCAGGCGCTGGAGGGCTGCGACCTGGTAGCCTGCGAGGACACCCGGCGCACGGGGGGGCTGCTGGCCCACCTCGGCATCGACAAGCCACTGCAGCGCTTCGACGACCACGCGTCCCAGGAGGCCTTTGATCGCGTGACGTCGGCGTTGATCAACAGCCAGACCGTGGCCTACTGCTCAGACGCGGGCATGCCGGGCATCAACGATCCGGGCTTCGAGATCGCGCGGATCGCGAGGGAGAACGGCATCAAGGTGACGGTGCTGCCGGGGGCTTCGGCGGTGACGCTTGCCGTGGTCGCCAGCGGCCTTCCCAGCCACGCCTTCAGCTTTTGGGGCTACCTGCCCAGCCGCAGCGAACCGCGCAAAACCATGCTGAAAAAACTCGGCAGCCAGGAGGAAACCGTCGTCGTGTTCGAAACGCCCCACCGCATCCACGAAACCCTTTCGGAATTGGTGGAGCTGCTGCCGGAGCGGGAGA comes from Holophagaceae bacterium and encodes:
- a CDS encoding YdcF family protein; protein product: MTDGGPTPIYAAPPRATFWQMLGPGGLVSFGLALLGGGLLLGVPVFWRLRQVLKAANGAAFEPSDVILVLGRRLQNDRPTPVFEARLDHAAGLLREGLAPRIVIAGGLTGKASLSEAEVGRERLVGQGIAPEKILVEDCSQHTLENLFNLRETLRGENWKSLILVSDPLHLARAGALARGLGLEFRCSPATACPPLRGSSGWWARACYEAFLLHWYHTGVAYSRVIKSERQLSRLT
- the rsmI gene encoding 16S rRNA (cytidine(1402)-2'-O)-methyltransferase encodes the protein MPGHLILVPTPLGNLGDLTHRAVQALEGCDLVACEDTRRTGGLLAHLGIDKPLQRFDDHASQEAFDRVTSALINSQTVAYCSDAGMPGINDPGFEIARIARENGIKVTVLPGASAVTLAVVASGLPSHAFSFWGYLPSRSEPRKTMLKKLGSQEETVVVFETPHRIHETLSELVELLPEREIALGRELTKLHESWYRGTPAQVIEQLGNESRGEMVLVMAGADAKRTVTEAQSDFDGAALPEWAVRYLDAAREGGMTLREAVKPLARHMKVSASDLYKLAVEL